The Methanofervidicoccus sp. A16 genome has a segment encoding these proteins:
- a CDS encoding nascent polypeptide-associated complex protein — protein MFPGRMSPRMLKQMEKMMKEMGMETEELRALKVTIELEDKILVFEKPKVQVMDMFGNKTYTISGKAKKIKKEENIENEEVKLEITEEDIQLVMSQCNVSRDEALRALKECNGDIAEAILKLNE, from the coding sequence ATGTTTCCTGGAAGAATGAGTCCAAGAATGTTGAAACAGATGGAGAAGATGATGAAAGAGATGGGAATGGAGACAGAAGAACTAAGGGCTTTGAAGGTAACTATAGAGTTGGAGGATAAGATCTTAGTCTTTGAAAAACCTAAGGTTCAAGTAATGGATATGTTTGGAAACAAGACATACACCATCTCTGGAAAGGCTAAAAAGATAAAAAAAGAGGAAAATATAGAGAATGAAGAAGTAAAATTAGAGATAACTGAAGAAGATATTCAACTGGTTATGAGCCAGTGCAACGTCTCAAGGGATGAAGCCCTCAGGGCACTTAAGGAGTGTAATGGAGATATAGCAGAGGCCATATTAAAATTAAACGAATAA